In a single window of the Thermodesulfovibrionales bacterium genome:
- a CDS encoding ATP-dependent RecD-like DNA helicase, with protein MFIEIEGQIERITYHNEENSFTIAKMKVGGRHDLVTVVGSIPAVSPGEVLRLKGAWQIHPKFGEQFRITSYEPVVPATEAGIENYLGSGLIKGIGPVMARRLVAKFGIETLAVIEKDTGRLGEVEGIGDKRIAMIRKAWDDQREIREVMVFLQGHGVSPGYGAKIYRQYGRDSVRVVRENPYRLAADIFGIGFISADRIAEKLGILRESQIRAEAGILYVLHQLSDDGHVYYPYGPLVEEAQKVLGIDRDIIVKAFGTIAAGRKVIIEDLTAQEFKENNKAVYLAKYYLSEVGIARGLKTLMKFPKPLRSFDRDKAIEWVQGELRIRLAENQIEAVREALKEKVMVVTGGPGTGKTTIINSIIRIYRKLGQRVLLAAPTGRAAKRMQEATGQEAKTIHRLLEFSPKEGKFKRDGDSPLAADLIVIDEASMVDTVLMDQFLKAVPKEATLVFVGDVDQLPSVGAGNVLRDIIDSGRVPTVRLNEIFRQAKESMIIVNAHRVYEGNMPAFTHRETQPQDFFFFEIEEPEKALEKIIELCRDKIPKRFHYDPVDDIQVLTPMHRGVVGASNLNAELQKTLNPSKDELVRAGRVFKVGDKVMQIRNNYDKDVFNGDIGRIVKIDREEQEVMVNYEGRAVAYEYPDLDEIVLAYAVSVHKSQGSEYPAVVMPVLTQHYMLLQRNLLYTGITRGRNLVVLVGTKKALVIAIRNNKPQQRYTLLRERLMRDQIAVQGAESIQ; from the coding sequence ATGTTTATCGAGATCGAGGGACAGATAGAGAGAATCACCTATCACAATGAAGAGAACAGCTTTACGATCGCGAAGATGAAGGTTGGGGGACGGCACGACCTTGTCACGGTAGTGGGCAGTATTCCCGCAGTGTCGCCTGGGGAGGTCTTAAGACTGAAAGGCGCTTGGCAGATCCACCCGAAATTCGGTGAACAGTTCAGGATAACCTCTTACGAACCCGTTGTCCCCGCCACAGAGGCCGGCATAGAGAACTATCTCGGTTCCGGATTGATCAAGGGCATCGGTCCTGTCATGGCAAGAAGGCTCGTCGCGAAATTCGGCATTGAGACCTTGGCTGTCATCGAAAAAGACACCGGCAGGCTGGGCGAAGTCGAAGGAATCGGGGACAAGAGGATAGCGATGATCAGGAAGGCCTGGGATGACCAGAGAGAGATTCGCGAGGTCATGGTCTTCCTTCAAGGGCATGGTGTAAGCCCCGGCTACGGAGCCAAGATCTACCGTCAGTACGGCAGGGACTCTGTCAGGGTGGTTCGGGAAAACCCTTACAGACTCGCTGCGGATATTTTTGGGATCGGGTTCATATCGGCAGACAGGATTGCTGAAAAACTGGGCATACTCAGGGAATCTCAGATCAGGGCAGAGGCGGGGATTCTCTATGTCCTCCACCAATTGTCCGATGACGGACATGTTTATTATCCCTATGGGCCTCTGGTGGAGGAAGCTCAGAAGGTCCTCGGGATTGATCGCGATATCATCGTCAAGGCCTTCGGCACGATTGCAGCCGGCAGGAAGGTCATCATCGAGGACCTCACTGCTCAGGAGTTCAAGGAGAACAACAAGGCGGTCTATCTAGCCAAGTATTATCTCTCAGAAGTCGGGATCGCCCGCGGATTGAAGACCTTGATGAAGTTCCCGAAACCCTTACGCTCCTTTGACCGGGATAAAGCCATCGAGTGGGTCCAGGGAGAATTGAGAATCAGGCTCGCCGAAAACCAGATCGAGGCCGTGAGGGAAGCACTTAAAGAAAAGGTGATGGTGGTGACCGGAGGACCTGGCACGGGCAAGACAACCATCATCAACTCCATCATCAGGATATACAGGAAGCTGGGCCAACGGGTTTTGCTTGCCGCTCCCACAGGGAGAGCCGCCAAGAGGATGCAGGAGGCCACAGGGCAGGAAGCCAAGACAATACATCGACTTCTTGAGTTCAGCCCGAAAGAGGGCAAATTCAAGCGTGATGGAGATAGCCCCCTGGCGGCCGACCTCATCGTGATCGACGAAGCCTCAATGGTCGATACCGTCCTTATGGATCAATTCCTTAAGGCAGTTCCCAAAGAGGCGACCCTGGTCTTCGTTGGCGACGTCGACCAATTGCCTTCAGTAGGGGCCGGGAACGTCCTGAGGGACATCATAGATTCGGGACGGGTGCCGACAGTAAGGCTCAACGAGATCTTCAGACAGGCGAAGGAGAGCATGATCATCGTGAACGCCCACAGGGTATATGAGGGTAACATGCCTGCCTTCACCCATCGGGAGACCCAGCCACAGGACTTCTTTTTCTTCGAGATTGAAGAGCCTGAGAAGGCGCTCGAAAAGATTATTGAACTCTGCAGGGACAAGATACCCAAGAGATTCCACTACGATCCGGTCGATGATATCCAGGTCCTGACTCCAATGCACCGTGGCGTTGTCGGAGCGTCGAATCTGAATGCAGAGCTGCAGAAGACCTTAAATCCCTCGAAGGATGAACTTGTGAGGGCCGGCAGGGTTTTCAAGGTCGGCGACAAGGTCATGCAGATCCGAAACAACTATGACAAAGACGTTTTTAACGGGGACATCGGAAGGATAGTGAAGATTGACCGGGAAGAGCAGGAGGTCATGGTGAATTATGAAGGAAGGGCCGTCGCCTATGAGTATCCCGACCTCGATGAGATCGTCCTTGCCTATGCGGTTTCGGTTCATAAATCACAGGGGAGTGAATACCCTGCTGTGGTGATGCCGGTCCTTACGCAGCACTACATGCTTCTCCAGCGGAACCTCCTGTACACGGGGATAACAAGGGGGAGGAACCTCGTGGTTCTCGTCGGGACAAAAAAGGCGCTGGTAATAGCGATCAGGAACAACAAGCCTCAACAAAGGTACACCTTGCTGAGGGAGAGATTAATGCGTGATCAAATCGCTGTGCAAGGCGCTGAGTCTATCCAGTGA
- the pal gene encoding peptidoglycan-associated lipoprotein Pal — MKQALLVFIIAGILISGCAQRKVASSPETPSMATEKTREGETGGKKGPEKITDQRDLKIESKEKTPEAREVSDLFDDVHFDYDKYAIRADAKSVLKRVADYLVKKGSEKVLIEGHCDERGTTEYNLGLGDRRAKAAKDYLVSLGVPSSHINTISYGKEKPLCSLQTEDCWAKNRRDHFVLVKAAL, encoded by the coding sequence ATGAAACAGGCATTGTTAGTCTTTATCATAGCCGGTATCTTGATTTCAGGGTGCGCCCAGAGAAAGGTGGCAAGCTCGCCGGAAACGCCGTCAATGGCGACGGAGAAGACGAGGGAAGGAGAGACAGGAGGCAAAAAGGGTCCTGAAAAGATTACGGACCAGCGCGATCTGAAAATCGAATCAAAGGAAAAGACCCCTGAGGCCAGAGAGGTCTCGGACTTGTTTGATGACGTCCATTTCGATTACGATAAGTACGCCATACGGGCAGATGCGAAGTCGGTCCTGAAAAGAGTCGCGGACTACCTTGTGAAGAAGGGGTCGGAGAAGGTGCTCATAGAAGGTCATTGCGATGAACGGGGAACGACTGAGTACAACCTGGGCCTTGGAGACCGCCGGGCAAAAGCGGCCAAGGATTATCTGGTATCGTTAGGTGTTCCCTCTTCGCATATCAATACCATCAGTTACGGCAAGGAAAAGCCCCTCTGCTCACTTCAGACGGAAGACTGTTGGGCAAAGAACAGACGGGATCATTTTGTTCTCGTCAAAGCAGCTCTTTGA
- a CDS encoding cytochrome c3 family protein, with protein sequence MRFLTALIALLVVVSFVGGAMAVPPGKTLEYEAKGAGKVIFDGKVHADKGLKCNDCHTKIFKMKKGAEQMTMADMNAGKFCGECHNGTKAFKTSDPANCGKCHKK encoded by the coding sequence ATGAGGTTCTTAACAGCATTAATCGCGCTGCTCGTCGTTGTCTCATTTGTCGGTGGAGCAATGGCTGTCCCGCCTGGGAAGACGTTGGAGTACGAAGCAAAGGGCGCCGGCAAGGTGATTTTTGACGGTAAGGTCCACGCAGACAAAGGCTTGAAGTGCAACGACTGTCACACCAAGATATTCAAGATGAAAAAGGGTGCTGAACAGATGACAATGGCAGACATGAATGCCGGGAAGTTCTGCGGTGAGTGCCACAACGGCACAAAAGCGTTCAAGACCAGTGACCCTGCTAACTGCGGCAAGTGTCACAAGAAGTAA
- a CDS encoding acetolactate decarboxylase, with translation MKGLMFLIALVLFIGPAAHVIEAAMPFEFNYYGNFREITKKKMPEGAVELGEELFGPHTYGIGIVGNFEGEITALDGEVLLNYGRDGLNKTLSQIPKGEKATLLVTAQVERWQKITIPFAMSEHQLYTFVLEQARKLGLDTKAPFPFLIKGIFSDVVWSVVSGIDTELDTKLPRLSWKKVVGYREEAEALMIGFYPASLRAEISHPGESWHVHIFFWKEKDTGHVSAFSVLGGSELDLPVR, from the coding sequence ATGAAAGGTCTTATGTTCTTAATAGCCCTCGTCCTTTTCATCGGGCCGGCAGCTCATGTGATCGAGGCTGCTATGCCCTTCGAGTTCAACTACTACGGCAATTTTAGGGAGATTACAAAGAAGAAGATGCCTGAGGGAGCGGTTGAACTCGGTGAGGAGCTCTTCGGACCTCATACCTATGGAATCGGAATCGTCGGGAATTTTGAGGGCGAGATTACGGCCCTTGACGGTGAAGTCCTGCTTAATTACGGAAGAGACGGCTTGAACAAGACCCTCAGCCAGATCCCGAAAGGCGAGAAGGCCACGCTCCTTGTGACAGCACAGGTCGAACGATGGCAAAAGATAACCATCCCTTTTGCCATGTCAGAACACCAGCTTTACACCTTCGTGCTTGAGCAGGCAAGGAAGTTGGGTCTGGACACAAAAGCACCGTTCCCCTTTCTCATAAAAGGTATCTTCAGTGATGTCGTCTGGAGTGTTGTGAGCGGTATTGATACCGAACTCGACACCAAGCTCCCACGGCTTTCTTGGAAGAAAGTTGTGGGATACCGCGAAGAGGCCGAGGCTCTCATGATCGGCTTTTACCCTGCGAGCCTCCGGGCTGAGATAAGCCATCCCGGTGAGTCCTGGCATGTCCATATTTTCTTCTGGAAAGAAAAGGACACGGGACATGTGAGCGCCTTTTCCGTGCTTGGAGGATCAGAGCTGGACCTTCCGGTCAGGTAA